A region of Candidatus Megaera polyxenophila DNA encodes the following proteins:
- the rnhB gene encoding ribonuclease HII: MDLSIESNYPGVVAGVDEAGRGPLAGPVVAAAVIIDQKNLIEGIKDSKKLSKNKREELYVKITQNYAWSIGLVGPKEIDEINILEATKKACVLAVEGLIKQPSAVIVDGNMKFSDKRFVSYVKGDDRSISIAAASIIAKVTRDRIMELLHQDFPYYFWAKNSGYGTKEHISAIEKYGSSVHHRLSFKLKNTA, translated from the coding sequence GTGGATTTATCTATTGAATCAAATTACCCAGGGGTAGTAGCTGGCGTAGACGAAGCGGGCAGAGGTCCACTAGCTGGCCCTGTAGTAGCTGCTGCAGTTATTATTGATCAAAAGAATTTAATTGAAGGTATCAAGGATTCCAAAAAATTATCTAAAAATAAAAGAGAAGAATTATACGTAAAAATTACTCAAAATTATGCCTGGTCAATTGGTCTGGTAGGGCCAAAAGAAATTGATGAAATAAACATCCTAGAAGCAACGAAGAAAGCTTGTGTCCTTGCGGTAGAAGGGTTAATAAAGCAACCTTCGGCAGTAATTGTAGACGGTAATATGAAATTTAGTGATAAACGTTTTGTAAGCTATGTAAAAGGCGATGATAGGTCTATCTCTATAGCTGCAGCTTCAATAATAGCTAAGGTTACTAGAGATAGAATAATGGAATTACTGCACCAGGATTTTCCATATTATTTCTGGGCAAAAAATTCTGGTTACGGGACAAAAGAGCATATATCTGCCATAGAGAAATATGGTTCTTCTGTACATCATCGCCTAAGCTTTAAGCTCAAAAATACAGCTTGA
- a CDS encoding 16S rRNA methyltransferase, translated as MKFSSLSRIYTTSRIAKNQIITLRDDIFHYCNAVLRMKISEEFRLFNSIDGEFKAEIIAINKRDLQVVIGQKLREVEYQKPLVLAMCIIKLDRFTEALKAAVQQGVTEIIPVISERTQFKNINQQRFTKCIIESVEQSEGFLIPVLRLPVNLKEFCNINGVDQIIFANEEESGGVKISSIKNFEENIAILVGPEGGFSPSEKEKLISNPKVISVSLGNRVLRSEVATINMVACVNLMRE; from the coding sequence ATGAAATTTTCTAGCTTAAGCAGAATTTATACTACTTCTAGAATTGCTAAAAATCAAATCATAACCTTAAGAGATGATATTTTTCATTATTGCAATGCCGTTTTACGGATGAAAATTTCTGAGGAATTTAGGTTGTTTAATAGCATTGATGGAGAATTTAAAGCTGAAATTATAGCAATTAATAAGCGTGATTTACAAGTAGTTATAGGGCAAAAATTACGAGAAGTCGAGTATCAGAAACCTCTCGTTTTGGCTATGTGCATTATTAAACTAGATAGATTTACAGAAGCACTTAAAGCAGCTGTACAGCAGGGGGTTACAGAAATTATTCCGGTGATTTCAGAAAGGACGCAATTCAAGAATATAAACCAACAAAGGTTTACTAAATGTATAATAGAGTCGGTAGAGCAGAGCGAGGGTTTTCTAATACCTGTATTGCGTTTACCCGTTAATCTTAAAGAGTTTTGTAATATTAATGGGGTAGATCAGATTATTTTTGCAAATGAGGAGGAGAGCGGTGGAGTAAAAATTAGCTCCATAAAAAATTTTGAAGAAAATATTGCTATTCTTGTAGGGCCTGAAGGTGGTTTTTCTCCAAGTGAAAAGGAAAAACTTATATCTAATCCTAAGGTTATTTCTGTAAGCCTTGGTAATAGGGTGCTTAGAAGCGAGGTAGCAACAATTAATATGGTTGCGTGCGTAAATTTAATGAGGGAGTAA
- a CDS encoding dihydrodipicolinate reductase → MLKERSPKQLSDNTLTNKNKASKKDNKLFSEGSKDEEFGGPKGPEPTRYGDWEVNGRVSDF, encoded by the coding sequence ATGTTAAAAGAGCGATCTCCAAAACAGTTATCGGATAATACTCTAACCAATAAAAACAAGGCAAGTAAAAAGGACAATAAACTTTTTTCAGAAGGGAGTAAAGATGAGGAATTTGGTGGTCCTAAAGGACCAGAACCAACTAGATACGGTGACTGGGAAGTTAACGGAAGGGTTTCGGACTTTTAA
- a CDS encoding DNA helicase II — protein MQPLNSPQKEAVETTEGPLLVLAGAGTGKTKVLTSRIAYIISNNLAYPSQILAVTFSNKAAKEMQNRINDITASDGLNIGTFHSISTRILRSHIHLLDNGMNRNFNIIDQDEQIKLVKNIALENNIDIKKYPPKLLHVIISKWKDQGVIPEKVSSSDTTTHESQLAYLIYQKYQKILQESNVADFGDLLLYCNQLLINNPEVLKYYQNKFKYILIDEYQDTNAVQYVWARMLASDHKNICCVGDDDQSIYSWRGAEVKNILRFEKDFPNAKVIKLEQNYRSSSHILEAASSIIRNNKNRHHKNLWTETQSQEKIKVISCWNEKEEARFVANQIGKYINSKQYSAGQIAILVRAGFQTRAFEEVFISNAMPYQIIGGLRFYERMEIRDLLAYIRLAINKNDNLAFERVINVPKRSIGNATLKKIKDKATDYSVSAFSALEKMIKNDEVKGKTKENLQLFVTLINQASLRYESESAFDVTKFILEKSGYLAALKEEKTEESRNRIENINEMLKAIDEAGNINEFVEHASLVMDNEILESDYGGTVKIMTFHASKGLEFDVVFLPGWEEGIFPHQKSMLEQGDKGLEEERRIAYVGVTRAKKELFITYAESRRIFAEILNSIPSRFLAEIPAEICHKISSSNQLNYLGSKHSFYFENNNTAATSPPTSSKLIPESQSNEKRPGNKINHEKFGDGIIIRKNGDSLDIVFEKCGLKTIKESYIKLI, from the coding sequence ATGCAACCTTTAAATTCACCTCAAAAAGAAGCTGTTGAAACTACCGAAGGTCCTCTACTCGTACTAGCTGGAGCTGGAACCGGTAAAACCAAGGTTTTAACTAGTAGAATAGCTTATATAATTAGCAATAATCTCGCCTATCCAAGCCAAATACTAGCTGTTACTTTTTCAAATAAAGCAGCGAAAGAAATGCAAAACCGAATTAATGACATTACTGCTTCTGATGGTTTAAATATAGGTACATTTCACTCTATCTCTACGAGAATATTGAGATCTCATATTCATCTACTTGATAACGGTATGAATCGAAATTTTAATATTATTGACCAGGATGAGCAAATAAAATTAGTCAAAAACATTGCGCTTGAAAATAATATTGATATTAAGAAATATCCTCCTAAATTACTGCATGTTATTATCTCTAAATGGAAAGATCAAGGGGTTATACCTGAAAAGGTTAGCAGCTCTGATACTACCACCCATGAATCACAACTTGCCTATCTTATCTATCAAAAATATCAAAAAATCCTACAGGAATCCAATGTTGCCGACTTTGGTGATCTGTTATTATATTGCAATCAATTACTTATCAATAATCCTGAAGTACTTAAATATTACCAAAATAAATTTAAATATATTTTAATTGACGAATACCAGGACACTAATGCTGTTCAATACGTGTGGGCGAGAATGCTTGCAAGTGATCATAAAAATATTTGCTGCGTTGGGGACGATGATCAATCCATATATAGTTGGCGAGGGGCTGAGGTAAAAAACATCCTCCGTTTTGAAAAAGATTTTCCAAATGCAAAAGTCATTAAACTAGAACAAAATTATCGCTCCTCTTCTCATATTCTGGAAGCAGCATCTAGTATCATAAGAAATAACAAGAACAGACATCACAAGAATCTTTGGACTGAAACACAATCACAGGAAAAAATAAAAGTAATTTCCTGCTGGAATGAAAAAGAAGAAGCCAGATTCGTAGCGAACCAAATAGGAAAATATATTAATTCTAAACAATATAGTGCCGGTCAGATTGCCATTCTTGTCAGAGCTGGGTTTCAAACCAGAGCTTTTGAAGAAGTGTTTATCAGTAACGCCATGCCTTACCAGATAATTGGCGGATTAAGATTTTATGAAAGAATGGAGATTAGGGATTTACTTGCTTATATCCGTCTTGCGATCAATAAAAATGACAATCTAGCTTTTGAAAGAGTAATTAATGTTCCAAAAAGATCAATCGGCAATGCTACCCTAAAAAAGATTAAGGATAAAGCCACCGATTACTCTGTTTCAGCATTTAGCGCTTTAGAAAAAATGATTAAAAATGATGAGGTTAAAGGAAAAACCAAAGAAAATCTTCAGCTTTTTGTTACACTAATTAATCAAGCATCTTTAAGATATGAAAGTGAATCCGCATTTGACGTAACAAAATTTATCCTTGAAAAATCCGGTTATTTAGCGGCTCTAAAAGAAGAAAAAACTGAAGAATCAAGAAACAGAATCGAAAATATCAATGAAATGCTAAAAGCCATAGACGAAGCCGGGAATATTAACGAATTCGTTGAACATGCAAGTTTAGTCATGGATAATGAGATACTTGAATCTGATTATGGCGGCACGGTAAAAATTATGACCTTCCACGCCTCAAAAGGCCTTGAATTTGATGTAGTATTTCTACCAGGATGGGAAGAAGGAATATTTCCCCACCAAAAATCTATGTTAGAACAAGGAGATAAAGGATTAGAAGAAGAAAGACGCATTGCTTACGTAGGGGTTACCAGGGCTAAAAAGGAGTTATTTATTACCTATGCCGAAAGCAGAAGAATATTTGCTGAAATATTAAACTCAATACCTTCCCGCTTCTTAGCCGAAATTCCAGCTGAAATATGCCATAAAATTTCCAGTTCAAACCAACTAAATTATTTAGGCTCAAAACATAGTTTTTATTTTGAAAATAATAATACCGCTGCTACTTCTCCACCCACTTCTAGTAAACTTATCCCTGAAAGCCAATCGAATGAGAAACGTCCCGGGAACAAGATCAACCACGAAAAATTCGGCGATGGAATAATTATTCGAAAAAACGGCGATAGCCTAGATATAGTTTTTGAAAAATGTGGGTTAAAAACTATAAAGGAAAGTTATATTAAATTAATTTAA
- a CDS encoding heat-shock protein C2 — protein MAYLPKLRSKSESIRTRDSVFDDLFNELYSLPTSFLSKSGVDLSPRIDISETDAAYKIEAELPGINQKEIDVKIDNNILTIKGKKEDIKEEKEKNYHLRERYYGAFQRSISLPNNIEPEKIKASFENGVLNISVPKNDKRTPKKIEIS, from the coding sequence ATGGCATATTTACCAAAACTAAGATCCAAATCAGAATCTATAAGAACAAGGGATAGTGTATTTGATGACTTGTTTAATGAACTTTATTCTTTACCAACCTCTTTTTTATCTAAAAGTGGAGTGGACTTATCTCCTAGAATTGATATATCTGAAACAGATGCTGCGTATAAGATAGAAGCGGAACTGCCGGGAATAAACCAAAAAGAAATAGATGTAAAAATAGATAACAACATTCTTACTATAAAAGGAAAAAAAGAAGATATAAAAGAAGAAAAAGAGAAGAACTACCATTTAAGAGAAAGGTATTATGGAGCATTCCAAAGATCAATTTCTCTCCCTAATAACATTGAACCAGAAAAAATTAAAGCGAGTTTCGAAAACGGAGTTCTAAATATATCAGTACCGAAAAATGATAAAAGAACCCCTAAAAAAATAGAAATAAGTTAA
- a CDS encoding heat-shock protein C1, with the protein MNVTDQKSLDCKWSNYKVILAVLGFSTCLFLAGTIYFLVKCYNQNQIISEQLLEYKNQFNYNNPQQPLLMDDNFERRMKKLFDEMNLIPRQSLFNLIDRNFFNSHIRGVNLLNGNYLNHSTIEVLDKEYLITLTIPGFTKEQIKLELNGNILTISAENKEQSDKNNTKKNISSKFKQVISLNNDIERDSIKSSLKDGILTISIPRTQQEGEPQTINIE; encoded by the coding sequence ATGAATGTAACTGATCAAAAATCACTTGATTGTAAATGGAGCAATTACAAGGTTATATTAGCTGTATTAGGGTTTAGTACCTGCCTATTTTTGGCAGGTACTATATATTTCTTAGTAAAATGTTATAACCAGAATCAAATCATTTCGGAACAATTATTAGAGTACAAGAATCAGTTTAATTATAATAACCCCCAGCAGCCATTGCTTATGGATGATAATTTTGAGCGTAGAATGAAAAAATTGTTTGATGAAATGAATTTAATTCCCAGACAATCATTATTCAACCTTATTGATCGTAATTTTTTTAATTCCCACATTCGCGGGGTAAATTTATTAAATGGTAATTATTTAAATCACTCTACAATTGAGGTATTAGATAAAGAATATCTAATTACGCTGACAATACCAGGATTTACAAAAGAACAAATAAAATTAGAATTAAATGGCAATATCCTGACAATTTCTGCGGAAAATAAAGAACAATCAGATAAAAATAATACTAAAAAAAATATAAGTAGTAAATTCAAACAGGTAATTAGCTTAAATAATGATATTGAACGGGATTCCATCAAGTCATCATTAAAAGACGGAATATTAACCATCAGTATTCCACGTACCCAGCAAGAAGGAGAACCTCAAACCATAAACATTGAGTAA
- a CDS encoding ATP/ADP translocase — MASEPQNDTSNSNFFNNDLSSSKFSKIIDYLWPVQRHELPKFLLITLLMFSILLIQNLIRAMKDSVVNTMIGAETIAFLKFWGVLPAAFLVTIIYVKLVSIMKGETIFYLIMSVFLSFFCLFAFVLFPNYQYFHLDPAYAKYLGSLYPNLKWFILLLSNWSFSLFYIIAELWPNAVFALLFWQFVNKITTVEESKRFYPLFGLLGQTGLYIAGTFLMNLSNISNYIIGNFAANADKSVVSIQIVISVVLVLGLLALVAFWLINAKILDEETINNLKFKVKKNHLSLKDSFKMIVESRYIRLITVLLFCYGLAINLVEGPWKAEANKLYTNPTDFAVFVGSYLSYTGLLTIFFVIVGSNLVRRLGWFSAAIITPLMVLITGSLFFMISNFDAVGSLLVTFFVMTDPLMLAVLIGAIQNVFSKSSKYTFFDSTKEMAYVPLEDELKTKGKAAADMIGTKLGKSASAFVQSMIFIIIPTATYHSISTFLMVIFLIICIVWVWTVVELNKEYKKLCGNK, encoded by the coding sequence ATGGCGTCAGAACCTCAGAATGATACCTCTAACAGCAATTTCTTTAATAACGACTTATCTTCCTCAAAATTTAGCAAAATAATTGATTATTTATGGCCGGTTCAGAGACATGAACTACCCAAGTTTTTGCTTATAACCTTACTTATGTTTTCTATTCTTTTGATCCAGAATTTAATCAGGGCAATGAAAGATAGTGTTGTTAATACCATGATTGGTGCTGAAACAATTGCTTTTTTAAAATTTTGGGGAGTTTTGCCTGCTGCTTTTCTTGTAACAATAATTTATGTAAAGTTAGTTAGTATAATGAAAGGTGAGACGATTTTTTACCTTATTATGTCTGTTTTTTTAAGTTTTTTCTGTTTATTTGCTTTTGTTTTATTTCCAAATTACCAATATTTCCATCTGGATCCGGCCTATGCTAAGTATCTTGGCTCTTTGTACCCGAATTTGAAATGGTTCATATTACTACTTTCTAATTGGAGCTTTTCTTTATTTTATATCATTGCGGAATTATGGCCAAATGCCGTATTTGCTTTACTATTTTGGCAATTTGTAAATAAAATTACTACGGTTGAAGAATCAAAAAGATTTTATCCTTTATTTGGATTACTAGGGCAAACAGGGCTTTATATAGCCGGTACTTTTTTAATGAATTTATCAAATATAAGTAATTATATTATCGGTAATTTTGCTGCTAATGCTGACAAAAGCGTTGTTTCTATACAAATAGTAATATCGGTTGTGCTGGTATTGGGACTCTTAGCACTGGTAGCATTTTGGTTAATTAATGCTAAAATCCTTGATGAGGAAACTATAAATAATCTAAAATTTAAGGTTAAAAAAAATCACCTTTCTCTAAAAGACAGTTTCAAAATGATTGTTGAATCAAGATACATAAGGCTTATAACGGTTTTATTATTTTGTTACGGACTGGCTATAAATTTAGTTGAAGGCCCTTGGAAAGCAGAAGCAAATAAACTCTACACTAATCCTACGGACTTTGCTGTTTTTGTTGGCAGTTATCTTAGTTATACAGGATTATTAACTATTTTCTTTGTTATTGTGGGGTCAAATCTTGTTAGAAGGCTTGGTTGGTTTTCTGCGGCTATTATTACCCCGCTTATGGTTTTAATTACCGGAAGCCTCTTCTTTATGATATCTAATTTTGATGCTGTAGGGAGCTTGTTAGTTACCTTTTTCGTTATGACTGATCCTTTAATGCTTGCAGTCTTGATCGGAGCAATTCAAAATGTTTTCAGCAAGTCAAGTAAATACACTTTTTTTGATAGTACAAAAGAAATGGCATACGTACCACTTGAGGATGAATTAAAAACCAAGGGTAAGGCAGCGGCAGATATGATCGGTACGAAACTTGGTAAATCGGCAAGTGCGTTTGTGCAGTCAATGATTTTTATTATAATTCCCACTGCTACTTATCATTCAATTTCTACTTTCTTAATGGTTATATTTCTAATTATCTGTATAGTTTGGGTGTGGACTGTAGTAGAACTGAATAAGGAATATAAAAAGCTTTGCGGAAATAAATAA